Proteins encoded by one window of Nocardioides euryhalodurans:
- the glf gene encoding UDP-galactopyranose mutase: protein MSQPDLVVVGSGFFGLTIAERCANELDLNVLVLDRRHHLGGNAYSEPDAETGIEVHVYGAHLFHTSNDRVWEYVNRFTSFTNYQHRVFAKYQGQVYSFPMNLGLINQFFGKDHTPDEARELIKEQASEIATEDATNLEEKAISLIGRPLYEAFVKGYTAKQWQTDPTELSADIITRLPVRYTFNNRYFNDKYEGLPVDGYTAWLTRMADHPNIEVRLDTDFFDVADEFKGKVPIVYTGPVDEYFGNSEGRLSWRTVDLEPEVMQVDDFQGTSVMNYNDGDVPFTRIHEFKHFHPERDYAEAKGRTVIVREYSRAAEIDDEPYYPINTAEDREKLLKYRDLARKEPMVLFGGRLGTYKYLDMHMAIGSALSMFDNKLRPHFAEGAELTSGGVDE, encoded by the coding sequence GTGTCGCAACCTGACCTCGTCGTCGTCGGCTCCGGCTTCTTCGGCCTCACCATCGCCGAGCGCTGCGCGAACGAGCTCGACCTCAACGTGCTCGTGCTCGACCGGCGGCACCACCTCGGTGGCAACGCCTACAGCGAGCCCGACGCCGAGACCGGCATCGAGGTGCACGTCTACGGCGCACACCTCTTCCACACCTCCAACGACCGCGTGTGGGAGTACGTCAACCGCTTCACGTCGTTCACGAACTACCAGCACCGCGTGTTCGCGAAGTACCAGGGGCAGGTCTACTCCTTCCCGATGAACCTCGGGCTGATCAACCAGTTCTTCGGCAAGGACCACACCCCCGACGAGGCGCGCGAGCTCATCAAGGAGCAGGCGAGCGAGATCGCCACCGAGGACGCGACCAACCTCGAGGAGAAGGCGATCAGCCTGATCGGGCGTCCGCTCTACGAGGCGTTCGTCAAGGGCTACACCGCCAAGCAGTGGCAGACCGACCCAACCGAGCTGAGCGCCGACATCATCACGCGGCTGCCGGTCCGCTACACCTTCAACAACCGCTACTTCAACGACAAGTACGAAGGCCTCCCGGTCGACGGCTACACCGCGTGGCTGACCCGGATGGCCGACCACCCCAACATCGAGGTGCGGCTGGACACCGACTTCTTCGACGTGGCCGACGAGTTCAAGGGCAAGGTCCCGATCGTCTACACCGGCCCCGTCGACGAGTACTTCGGCAACTCCGAGGGCAGGCTGTCCTGGCGCACCGTCGACCTGGAGCCGGAGGTCATGCAGGTCGACGACTTCCAGGGCACCTCGGTCATGAACTACAACGACGGCGACGTCCCCTTCACCCGGATCCACGAGTTCAAGCACTTCCACCCCGAGCGCGACTACGCCGAGGCGAAGGGGCGTACCGTCATCGTGCGGGAGTACTCCCGGGCCGCCGAGATCGACGACGAGCCGTACTACCCGATCAACACCGCCGAGGACCGCGAGAAGCTGCTCAAGTACCGCGACCTGGCCCGCAAGGAGCCGATGGTGCTCTTCGGCGGCCGTCTCGGCACCTACAAGTACCTCGACATGCACATGGCCATCGGCTCGGCGCTGTCCATGTTCGACAACAAGCTGCGGCCCCACTTCGCCGAGGGCGCCGAGCTGACCAGCGGAGGAGTTGACGAATGA